The segment acgagcctcattcaaggactcaaggccttcccaactaccacggtgaggtcgtgcctcaccctgctgggtcacatggcttcctgcacgtacgtaaccaggcatgccagacttcggcttcgcccactccagacctgggtgtcatcaagataccgcccacatcgggacagcctgaacatggtggtcacggtcccgaactcggtcctgacctccctcacatggtggctagaccacaaggtggtttccgaggggatgccgtttcacgccccacaaccctctctacacctggtcacagacgcttcatccctgggttggggcgcccatctcaacgaacaccatacccagggcctgtggactgcaccccagatagccctgcacatcaatgttcgggaactgatggcggtgcgcctggcgtgctaggcatttctcaatctcctacgtggccgctgtgtgttagttctcatcgacaacaccaccgccatgttttacatcaacaagcaaggaggagcacgttcgtcaatgctatgccaagaggccattcgcctgtgggacttctgcatcgcccactcaatccatctcacggcatcgttcctccctggagtccagaacactctggcggaccgactcagcaggtcctttcaaacacacgagtggtctatccgtccggacatcatacattccgttttccagaagtgggggtttccccagatagacctgtttgcatctcgagacaacaggaagtgccacgtgttctgctccctgcaaggtcgagctccgggctccctctcggacgcgtttctccttccctggaaggaccacctgttttatgccttccctccgtttcctctggtccacaaggtactgctcaaattgcgcagagaccaggcacaggtgattctgatcgccccagcgtggccgagacaacattggtacaccacgctgttggagctttcggttcagacaccgatcccgcttccattatgcccggacctcatctctcaggaccacggccgcctgcgtcaccccgacctgcaatcactccacctcacggcgtggctgctccatggttcacccaggcagagcagcagtgctcgcactctgtccaacagattctgctgagcagtaggaagccctcaacacggaccacatacttggccaagtggaagcggttctcctgttggtgcgaacaacgagccacgtccccgttgcaggcacctattcctctcattttggaatatctcctctccctaaaacagcaagggttggcgatatcttcaattagagttcacctggccgctatatcggcctttcacccaggggaactcgcatcctcggtattctctaacccgatggtcgttagattcctcaagggcttagaccggacgtacccacaacaacgtcagcccgttcagacgtgggacctcaacctggttctctccaagctcacaggtcctccattcgagccactggccacctgttcacttctgtacctatcctggaagacagccttcctcgtagccatcacctcagcaaggcgcgtttctgaactcagggcgcttacatccgagcccccttacacggttttccataaggataaagtgcagcttcgtccacatcctgcctttctccctaaggtggtttctccttttcatatcaactaggatatatttctcccggtctttcatcctaaaccacatgctactcgccaggatcaacgtttgcattctctggacgtacgcagggccctggccttctatattgaccgcacaaggcactttagaaagacgacgcaactcttcgttgcagtggccgaccgaatgaaaggctcaccggtctcctcacaacgcctatcctcctggattacgtcttgcatccggacttgctatgacctggcaggtgtctcagcaccgcacctcaccgctcactccacgagggcccaagcttcctcgactgctttcctggcgcaagttccgatccaggacatctgtagagcggcggtttggtcatcagtccacacgtttacagctcactatgcactagtgcagcagtccagggacgatgctgccttcggatcagcggttttgcacacagcaatgtctcactccgaccccaccacctaagttgggcttgggagtcacctaatggaatggatatgagcaagcactcgaagaagaaaagacggttactcaccgttgtaactgttgttcttcgagatgtgttgctcatatccattccaaacccgccccccgtccccactgtcggagtagccggcaagaaggaactgagggggcgccgggtcggctggggtatatattcagcgccatgaaggcgccactctagggggctccacagccgacccgccgggttgctagggtaaaaatcttccgacgatcgtgcacgcggcgcgcacacacctaatggaatggatatgagcaacacatctcgaagaacaacagttacaacggtgagtaaccgtcttttcccaTGTAttagtacagcacctagcgcatgGGGGAGCACTGATGCTGAGTGGGATTTTCTGGGTGCTAGTGTAATATAACTATATTTATTGATATTACTtttgtaaacatttaaaaaatatatagttgCACTCTGGAACGGGATGATCTGCTGGTATGCTTATATTGATCCAATTCTTTTAAAAGTTACACAAATGGTCTATAAAGGATGTCAGCAGGCAGAGGGATGAAACTTGATTTTTCTACAATACAAGTGGATTCAATTGTCACAAGTGCTATTTCATATCACTTCTGTCTCATAccattaaaaatactttaacttGACAAAAATCAAGCTCAAATAAGATTGCTTAGCAGGACTCACTCATAATGAGAAGTATGAATTCAAAAAATTACTGTTTGTCAGTGTGAGTGTACTTCTGCTTTGGCATAGCAGATACAGATTTTAACTTCTGGCAGTGAAAAGTCTTACTCGTTACTACGTTTTTTCTGTAGAGTTTCTTTTTGGTCCTTGGCTGTTTATATTTTAAACTGTCCTTATCAGGGAAAGGACTGGATATAGCTGTACTTGGTGGCAGTAGCTTTGGGGAAGTCAATTTAACAGTTGATTGAGTTCTTGGTGCCGCCACACAGCATGAGGAAGACCTCCGCAAGAGCATGTTAGAGTTTAAAATGATGGGGGGTTTAGAGCTTTTAAAGGCATCACAAGATGCTCTAAGCTGCTTTGTGGATGAACTTCTAAGGGAGGATGTTCCAGCACTCCATTTGCAATTCTGACAGTACTCCCAAGTGCATTTTGAGCTGTTCCACTCCTGCGTGCAGCAGCCAGAATGGttggatttatttttctcttgacAGTCTCGATTAAAAGGTGTCTGAAGACATAAAGGGTCAGATAGTCTTGACTGCTTCGACTGATGCATGGATTTTGTGGAACTGGGTCGATTGCCAAGCATCAGATTGGAAGATACTGTCAGGACTCTTGTCTTCTCTTTTAATATAGTCAAGTGCTGCATCCGTTCAATTTCCAACAGACGAGATATTAATTTCACAACAGAGCTTTCCGGTGGTGGATTAAAGACTTCCTTCCAGTCATCCCATTTTGATAAGGCCAACTTTTGTAAGTCCAGGTTATTGAAAGGTGGCGGGAGAAAATCAGGGTATGGAAACACTTCATTTTGGTGCTTGGAGGAAGCTTTTTCAATGTTTTCTATAGTTTCTGGTCTTAAGTTCAGATCCATATATTTGAAATAACTAAGCAAAACATCGTTCACTTTTTCACTCTCAGATACATCACCTTCCTCTGTTAAAAAACTGTTCTCAACACTACTGTTTCGCAACTTCAAATTCCATTGGGGGACACAGACAGTGTCATCACTACTACTTTCTGTAGCAGGATAGGAGTTAGAAACTGTGGTTTCATTTCTGGCCTTGAAAAAATCCCCATCTCCATTTGTCCAGTAGATTCCTAATGGCAGCTGCTGAGGTCCCCGGTAAGACAGTGTGTGATAGCTGTTCAGACGGGCCCCCATCAATGTGGGATTAACAGTAAAGAAGTTTAAAGAATTATCCTGTGAGCTGGAAAGAGTTTCCACTAGAGGCTTATTGGAGtctctggagggaaaaaaaaagaaaatatagtgTAGTTTTACTCGGGGAGTTGGTAGGATAAAATGCATTTATGGGAGCCATtctgaccctattgaagtcaatgggcatactgattgactgcaatggggccaggatttaccCTATATTTTAAGGGGGGCAGCTGTTCATGTTACATATTACAAGGAGAATAATGACTCTGTTCAATTTATATTGAAAAGCTAAATTATAGCTTTAGCTCAATCATACAGCAACCACTTTTTAGGGAAATACTCATTCAGATGGGACTTAATGCTTTCTGCATACCAAGAGACAACTCCTGCTTGCCTTGCTCATGTAAATAGTCCTACTGTTCTTGGCATAAAGCTATTCTCCATTCATTAAAATATCAAAAGTGCATCTTCATGTTGTTCTCCCTTCCTGAGTCACAGCCCTTCTACTCTTCTTCTTCCAGATGGACTTTAAGGCCAAATATTCAACCAGTCACCTGTCGCTTTGCTGTATTGTTATGgaaattaatattaattttacaaGACTGTTACTTCGGATTCTTTAGTGTGTACATCTAAGGGGAATGTTTGACCCAAAAGCCCTACCAGCATCATACATTCAGATCCAAGTATTGAAACTGACCTCAAAAGAACAGCTCTCTTCTAAATTTTTCAAGACCCAAGCAAGCATGCATTAAAGGGAAGGGTTACCAGCTTGTGTTCCTAGGAGTGTGAGGGGGAGAAACTTTGCACTACTATTGTTAGTGTAGAATTACAACTTAGTGCACAGTTTGTTTTTCAGATCAGCTGTAAAACTGAAAAAACTATACACTAACAAAAATATAGTAAGGTTCTCATCAGAACACACGCAAAAAATTATGTTTATCAGTCACAATTAGTGGTCTTTAGTTCTGTCAACAAATGTCAGCTATACAGAAAATCTAATGTCATAGAGCACCTTTTTTATTTAATGTATCTATCTCAAAACAGTTTACAAGATAATGAGTTAAATATGATCTAAGATATTTAGAGTGCCAATCATAACTAGGGAGTGAAAATTATACTGTATTAACTATGTAGGAAAATGGAATAGCCATTAGACATATATAATAGTGTAAAACACTCATATCTATCCCTGGCCTTGAGGTGGCACATTTTTTCTATATTAGTTTAACTGCAACATTGGTTGTATAGTTATTGCAAGATAACAATACCCACCAATATATACTTACCACAGCTTTCTTAAGGGTATCTCAAAAATTATACAGTGCTTTTTTGAGCTGTGAAAAATTCCAAGTGTTGGACACAAGGTACCTAAACATGAAACTCCTTCATATGAAACTTTAGAAAAAATATGATGCTGATCTGCAGCTTAGACCTATTGCTAATGCGGCTGAATCCCTTTGGGAATGTTCTAACATTCCAGCAAGTTCAGATTCAGATGCGGATGTTttcttatttaaacaaaaatgtgatCTTGTAACTATAAGCAAGGAGAAAGGCACTACCAATGGACAAATCAAATGTCAATTAAGTGCACTGGTTTTAACTGTTCGTATATACACACCCTGAGCCTACTGATAATACAGCAGTCTTTCATTTGTGAAAATTGCAATGGTGTGAGTGACTTTTTAGCATCTGGGGTTTCCTCtcctggatatttttttttttaattaactacaTGAGACACAGTGCAAGTCAGGTTCATTCTAAAGGCAAACAAATGTTTCTGAGTTTCAGCCCAAGTCTTCTCTGGGAAAGAAATGTTTACCATTATTCAAAGAGGGAATGAAACCCAACTCTAGCACAGACACCATCCCTAATCTTCCTCATAATTTTGCAACAGAATTTAAAGGGTTCCTACAAGTCTTTTCTAGCATATCACTGCTAGACGGTgatcatatattttagaaaaaattggTTTAGCAAATGATATTTCAATATTCTGAGGGGTGAGATATGTAAGTGCTTTATAATGCAAAGAACTGGAAGTAATGGGTTATGTTTTGTTAATTGGATCAGTCAAGACTCAATGGAGAACTCATGAGAGAGAAATTATCTGTTTTCAAAGTGTTACACCATCCCTATTTCCACATCTCACAAGCCTGTCTAATTACACATGCAGTCATGTGAGTGTAAGACTCACAATAAAGAAGTTATGAGTAGGATGAACCAGAGGACCCTGTTTATAGACAAAAGGATTATCTGAGCACTGAAACTGCTCCGTTTTCATTAAAATGTAAAGGGAAAAGTACAATGTCACTTTAAGTGGAAGGGGCACATAGTTTGATACCAGCATGGAAAACCACTCAGATTTGCTGTCAAACACACTGCACTGGGAGGGGAAAGTAGAAAGGGGAAGAtgacaaacaagaaaaaaaaatgtacatctaGACTGTACTACCATTACATAGGACCCATCACCCTGACTAACTCATAGGTAAAAAATCTAAAAGTTAACAGTGCAGACCATAATTCTGGGGAGCATTAAAGGGTGCATTGAAGCCTTTTGCCCAAAACAGCTGATATATATTCTGGAAGAAACACTTTGGTACATGATTACTATGCCTCTTGCTAACTCGGATGAATGAGTGGGAACTATGTCTGAGAAACTGAATCTGCTACACAGCAGAGCTAAAAGTAAATGGAGGAAAAGATGAAAAATAAGTTTATCCTTATTAGTGACACAAACTCCTCAAAACGAAGTGCTCCAAGAAAAGAAGTTTGAGACACTTGAAAAGTCAGTAACCATGAGAAATTTACTGTATAAGGTGTCTCAGGCATTAAGGAAATAGAAGTCTGGCCTGGTTTTATGACTAGTTTTAGCCTCAAGCTCCTTAATTCAAATGTTCAGGAAGAGCCTATATATTTAGAGAGGAGCTACAAAATACCTATGAGGAAAGCTTGGCAAGTTAAGAATGAAGGTACATACCAGCCAGGGTAAATATACTGGTATTCAATTGGAAAGAATTCTAAAAGCAGCAAGAGATTTTAAGGCAAATTTTAAGCTGATTTacacctgatgaagtgggctgtagcccacaaaagcttatgcccaaataaatgtgttagtctctaatgtgccacaagtactcctcgttctttttacatCCAATGCCATTCAAGGGAGTTGGACAAGAGTGTAAGTTGTCTCAGAATTTGGCTCACTAGCTGCAATGGAAATAGAATATTACTTCCCTTTTGTAATGCACTGTGTAAGCCAGTGTGCCTCACATTCTGTTCCATGAACTGCAGTTTGTCTGTGAAGCATCTGGTGATGGGTCTCCTTGTTTGCAGCTACTACATTTCATTAGACAGTTACATTCAAATTAAATACCTCCCTCATATTACTTTTTATGGAAGCAATTGCAGTAGCTGTTCCTGGAATGATCTACGAAGAAAAGTGTTAGTGAAATTCTCTCTCTATTAATATGTGATCTTTGAGAAGACCTGACAATACTCATTACTAGGTGCCATCTATTCATTGGCAGAGTACAGAGCAGCACTGCCCAGGGGACAACATCTCTCTGTGTCCTTGATCTAATGCTTTCCATGGAGcccagaagtgggggagggattcTCAGGATTTATTAAATGGGAAGGAAGTGGAGGAAGAAGGAGAGGGAAATAAGTGGCAAAGGCATTTTCTGCAGCTAAAAGAGGCAAATGAAAAAGAGAGAAGGCACATACAGAAGCAACAGAGCTTTCAGGTTCTTCCTATACACAGCAGCATTCCTTCTTTCCCGCTTGTGGGTGGATTAGTCTGAATAAAATTTCACACTAACTTGCTAAAGGCCATGCATGCTCTATTAGATTTTACCAAATGAAGATAATGGCTGTTAAAATATTTTCTAGGTAATTGTGCAAATACAGCAAATATTTGAATAGCAATTACAGTACTTGTTGGGGGACCTGAGGTCAGCAAAACATTactggaaaataactaaaaaaatattcttttagCCCTCATTAGTACTGCAGAAGAGGAAAATAAAGATCTGCCAGTAATTCAGCAGACAGTTTATTTGCTACACACTAGACTGTGATGACAGAGCAATGCTGGTTAATTACTGAACCTACTGAGAAACGTATCAGGAGCTTTGTCTCGTTCTCTTTACTCTTCCAGGTGTTCACGATGTCAGATTACTGCAGcctcattccctgccccagaAATTGGGGAATAGATCAGTCTAATAACAGTACACTGATAAGCTTTCACCATATACTCTAGTAGGAATCTACCATGAGCATAGAGTTTAAGgtaagaagggaccattagatcagattcttgtctgacctcctgtataccatAGACCTTTAAATTTCACTCAGATACAAATTACTGAGCCCAATAAATGGGTAAGACTAAAACATTTCAATTATTGAGACTAAACAGTTGTGTTACATAGGCAGAGACCCGGTGGAATCAAGGTGCCACCAATACTCAATGCAATGGCAGAGTATTGATTATATGATATGCCCAGATGACCCCAGCAGGTGAACCATGCCTCatcctgcagaggaaggtgaaaaacccccaaggACCTTGCCAATGAGGCCTTGAGGAAAATTTCTTCTTCACCTCAGATCTAGTGATCAGTTTGATCCTGTGCATCTGAGCTAGACACACCAACAAAGCATCTGAGAGAGGATTATCTGTACCACTTTAGAGCACTGGTCCACCCTTCCACTGTTCTGGCTCCAGCTGTGGCAACCATCGATGCTTCAGAACAGGGATGGGGAcggcaggaagcagcggccagcacatccctcggcccacgccacttcctgcatCCCCcagtggcctgggacggcaaaccgtggccagtgggagccacgatcagccaaacctgcagacgcggcaagtcaacaaacctgcccggcccgccagggtgctctaccctggtgggctgtgtgccaaaggttgccgatctctgcttcagaagaagggggagggagggaaagtccCAGAATACATCTGGTCAACTATGCACCAGGTGGGAAAAAATCCTTCTGAAAAAGGTGGATTCAGAGATGTTATGTCCTGTCTGCACTATTACTGAACctatgttacaaaaaaaaaaatccacctctgGTTATTACTACCACGCTTTCAACCATACTGTGGACAGGACCTGAGTTATATCtagtattttaatataattttagaCATATTTTAATGTAAGAAGATTCTATAAGAAACTGTTTTCTCTGAGTCAGTTGGTGCCTGTAGGACAATTGCTTCTGCTGCTTTTCCTTGTACAatattaggccctgatcctgcaaagacttaagaaTGTGTCACTTTTATTTACCCGAGTAGTCTCAGAGAGTAAGATTACACATATGCTTAAATCTTGGAGGATCAGAGCCTATAGTACAGTACGAACAGTTTAAATAGCATGTTTCCTTTTGGTGCTCAAATattaaataccaaaaaaaaaaatcaatgtcacTCAAACTTGATTTTGTAGGCCTATCTGGGCGTAAGTTACTTGACATAAGACGGACGTCATTTCataatgatgggatctaaattagctgttgctgttcaagaaagatcttggagtcattgtggatagttctctgaaaacatccgctcaatgtgcagcagcagtaaaaaaagCTAATAGACTGTTAGGAACCacgaggaaagggatagataataaaacagtaaataccataatgcaaatacaccgctacctcgatataacgtgacccaacataacacaaattcggatataacgtggtaaagcagtgcttcaggggggcggggctgcgcactccggtggatcaaagcaagttcaatataacgcggtttcacctataacacggtaagattttttggctcccgaggacagcgttatatcgaggtagaggtgtatataaatccatggtatacccacatgttgaatactgagtgcagatctggtcacccaatctcaaaaaaaaattaggattggaaaaggtacagagaagggcaacaaaaatgattaagagtatggaacagcttccatattaggagagagtaaaaagactgggaggtttcagcttggaaaacagatgactaatagaggataagatagaggtctataaaatgatgaatggtgtggagaaagtgaataaggaagtattattgaCCCTTTCACATAATACTAAGAACCCGGGATctcccaatgaaattagtaggcagcaggtttaaaacaaacataagaaagtacttcttcacacaatacagtcAATCTGTAGAACTTCTTGTCAGGGGAgattgtgaaggtcaaaactataatgaggttcaaaaaagaattagataagttcatggaggataggtccatcaatggctattagtaaatacggtcagggatgcaactccatgctctggatgtccatagcctgactgccagaagctgagagtcgacaacaggggacggatcactcgatgattgcttgttctgttcattctctctgaagcacctggcattggccactgtcggaagacaggatactgggctagatggaccattggtctgacccactatggccattcttatggccggagaggagattaaagataatctaggcatggcgcaatatctcaatgaatattttgcatcggtgtttaatgaggccaatgaaggtattagggatactagcaccattacagaggggcatacaggatgggggattacagtatccgaggtagaaaaaaaacttgaacaccttaatgggactaagtcgggaggaccggacgatcttcatccgagaatattgaaggaattggcgcgggaaatagcaggcccattagcgataatatttaatgaatctgtaaactcgggggtggtcccgttagactggagaatagctaatgtggttcctattttcaagaaagggaaaaaaagcgatccgggtaactacaggcctgttagtttaacatctgtagtgtgcaaggtgctggagaaaattctgaaagagaaactagttgaggaccttgaggttaatggcaattgcgataaattacaacatggttttatgaagggcagatcgtgccaaacgaatctgatctccttctttgagaaagtaacggacttattagataagggaaatgcggtggacctaatatacctggatttcagtaaagcgtttgatactgtaccccatgaggaattattggttaaactggaaaacatggggctcgatatgaaaatccagaggtggataaggaattggttaatggggagaatgcagcgggtcgtattaaagggtgaactgtcaggttggagggaggttactagtggagtgcctcaaggttcggttctgggacccattttatttaatctatttataactgacctcggaaccgattgcaggagtgggctgataaagtttgcggatgatacgaaggtgggaggcgttgcaaattcggaggaggatagggatattctgcagggagacttgaatgagcttgtgaattggagtatcagaaataggatgaaatttaatagtgaaaagtgtaaggtgatgcacttggggataactaacaagaattttagttacaagctggggacgcattggttagaagtaacggaagaggagaaggacctaggggtccttgtagaccacaggatgactatgagtcgacaatgtgacgtggcggtaaaaaaaaaaagccaatgcggtcttgggatgcattaggcgagggatatctagtagggataaggaggtcctgcttccgttgtataaggcgctggtgagacctcatttggagtactgtgtgcagttctggtctcccatgtttaaaaaagatgaactcaaactggaacgggtgcagagaagggcgactaggatgatcagaggaatggaaaacctgtcgtatgaaaggagactagaggagcttgggttgtttagtctgacaaagcaaAGGCTGAggagggatatgattgctatctttaaatatatcagagggataaatacaagggagggagaggaactattccagcttagtactaatgtggacacgagaacgaatggatataaactggccgtggggaagttcaggcttgaaattagacgaaggtttctgaccgtcagaggggtgaaatattggaacggccttccgagggaaacggtgggggcgacggacctgtctagttttaagattaagttagataagtttatggagggaatggtttaatggcaaaacatagtagccaaggaaaaccaagcaatggtacgtaaatagtataatggccaacaggggtcagactagagactcttgcctacatgctcggggtcttactgatcgccatatttggggtcgggaaggaattttcctccagggtaaattggctgagcctctggaggtttttcgccttcctccgcagcatggggcagggatcactagcaggagggtctctgccgattgaagtcactaaaacacaggattggggacttcaacggcagagtc is part of the Chrysemys picta bellii isolate R12L10 chromosome 2, ASM1138683v2, whole genome shotgun sequence genome and harbors:
- the FAM217A gene encoding protein FAM217A isoform X2; translated protein: MAPASRSPASPTPARIYIPVIWNMMSTFLKINTVCRETRLAQEDAYTTAVEQLADLRLSKNRTRRTQLSQNNSKEGMFCSWRYTHDQSNTTVNRDSNKPLVETLSSSQDNSLNFFTVNPTLMGARLNSYHTLSYRGPQQLPLGIYWTNGDGDFFKARNETTVSNSYPATESSSDDTVCVPQWNLKLRNSSVENSFLTEEGDVSESEKVNDVLLSYFKYMDLNLRPETIENIEKASSKHQNEVFPYPDFLPPPFNNLDLQKLALSKWDDWKEVFNPPPESSVVKLISRLLEIERMQHLTILKEKTRVLTVSSNLMLGNRPSSTKSMHQSKQSRLSDPLCLQTPFNRDCQEKNKSNHSGCCTQEWNSSKCTWEYCQNCKWSAGTSSLRSSSTKQLRASCDAFKSSKPPIILNSNMLLRRSSSCCVAAPRTQSTVKLTSPKLLPPSTAISSPFPDKDSLKYKQPRTKKKLYRKNVVTSKTFHCQKLKSVSAMPKQKYTHTDKQ
- the FAM217A gene encoding protein FAM217A isoform X1, which translates into the protein MHRAGSGAGAAATQTPGGFRGFGRRSWRCSAVDRGDFTGGIYGTSLPLTSLSDSRQNIHTSDLEHDVHLPENKYCLSGDETGTGGVLSSKLHKDAYTTAVEQLADLRLSKNRTRRTQLSQNNSKEGMFCSWRYTHDQSNTTVNRDSNKPLVETLSSSQDNSLNFFTVNPTLMGARLNSYHTLSYRGPQQLPLGIYWTNGDGDFFKARNETTVSNSYPATESSSDDTVCVPQWNLKLRNSSVENSFLTEEGDVSESEKVNDVLLSYFKYMDLNLRPETIENIEKASSKHQNEVFPYPDFLPPPFNNLDLQKLALSKWDDWKEVFNPPPESSVVKLISRLLEIERMQHLTILKEKTRVLTVSSNLMLGNRPSSTKSMHQSKQSRLSDPLCLQTPFNRDCQEKNKSNHSGCCTQEWNSSKCTWEYCQNCKWSAGTSSLRSSSTKQLRASCDAFKSSKPPIILNSNMLLRRSSSCCVAAPRTQSTVKLTSPKLLPPSTAISSPFPDKDSLKYKQPRTKKKLYRKNVVTSKTFHCQKLKSVSAMPKQKYTHTDKQ